A genomic region of Palaemon carinicauda isolate YSFRI2023 chromosome 22, ASM3689809v2, whole genome shotgun sequence contains the following coding sequences:
- the LOC137616646 gene encoding glutathione peroxidase-like, with the protein MARLIPLLLGASLLAPGNSEMVFKRECHEVEGDFYQFSAKALNGSDISFDEYRGKVVLVYNVATYUGLTVPSYTQINALADFFVGQDLVILGFPCNQFGMQEPGVGESEIMNGIRHVRPGNGFEPEMTVFEKTEVNGGKESEIFTFLKSACQYTDSSFSSGVNYSPLEVGDIHWNFEKFLIDKTGKPFARYHPTLLTEDMIKDDIIALLAA; encoded by the exons ATGGCGAGATTGATACCGCTCCTTCTTGGAGCGAGTCTCCTCGCTCCGGGGAACTCCGAAATGGTCTTCAAGAGGGAATGCCACGAAGTGGAGGGCGACTTCTACCAGTTCTCTGCCAAGGCACTGAATGGCTCGGATATTAGCTTCGATGAATATCGGGGCAAG GTCGTGTTGGTCTACAACGTGGCCACCTACTGAGGGTTGACCGTTCCTTCGTACACCCAAATAAATGCACTTGCTGATTTCTTCGTTGGCCAGGACCTTGTCATCCTGGGATTCCCTTGCAACCAATTTGGAATG CAAGAACCTGGCGTTGGCGAGTCGGAGATCATGAATGGTATTCGACATGTCCGACCTGGTAACGGGTTTGAACCCGAGATGACCGTTTTTGAAAAGACAGAGGTCAACGGTGGGAAAGAGAGTGAGATCTTCACCTTTCTGAAG AGTGCTTGCCAATACACAGACAGTTCCTTCTCGTCTGGCGTGAACTACTCGCCTCTGGAAGTGGGTGACATCCACTGGAACTTCGAAAAGTTCCTGATTGATAAGACCGGGAAGCCCTTCGCCAGGTATCACCCGACTCTCCTCACGGAGGATATGATCAAGGATGATATCATCGCCTTGCTAGCTGCTTAG
- the LOC137616202 gene encoding D-beta-hydroxybutyrate dehydrogenase, mitochondrial-like — translation MQTKMRWNRDKAVDVLFWGGVSCLLTYVLSLQCPVNFWLLLTATWGFTAGTLLYFSSITLPADMKCVLITGCDTGIGHALALHLHDQGFRVFAGCLLADTGGEGAQKLRGLGSSRLHILQMDVTQQEQIEDALQQIKKLIPEGESLWALVNNAGVTAFGEVEWVPLETYRRVTDINLFGLIAVTKAFLPLIRRSQGRVVNIASVCGHITRPGLSPYVLSKFAMEGFSDCLRHEMKPWGVDVCIIEPCNYSAATQITTEEQVLRQGDSMWTKMDEGVREDYGREYFDFVINIAKMHCKSGLSNLQPVLESISEAVTQKYPRARYRPITHYYFVKLFIATHLPEWVFSLFYISSKRRILR, via the exons CAAAGATGAGATGGAACCGTGACAAAGCCGTCGACGTCCTCTTCTGGGGAGGTGTCAGCTGTCTCCTGACGTACGTACTGAGTCTCCAGTGTCCTGTGAATTTCTGGCTGCTGCTGACGGCCACCTGGGGTTTCACTGCTGGCACTTTATTGTACTTTTCAAGCATCAca CTTCCAGCCGATATGAAATGCGTCCTCATAACTGGATGCGACACTGGAATTGGACACGCCTTGGCGCTCCACCTCCACGACCAG GGCTTCCGGGTATTCGCTGGCTGCTTATTGGCTGACACTGGGGGAGAGGGAGCCCAGAAGTTGAGAGGGCTTGGTTCGAGTCGTCTGCACATCCTGCAGATGGATGTCACCCAGCAGGAGCAAATAGAAGACGCCCTTCAGCAGATTAAGAAACTCATTCCTGAAGGAG AGTCGTTATGGGCCTTGGTCAACAACGCAGGGGTGACGGCCTTCGGCGAGGTCGAATGGGTGCCCCTCGAAACATACCGACGGGTCACGGACATCAATCTTTTCGGTCTCATCGCCGTGACTAAGGCTTTCCTTCCTCTCATCAGGAGGTCCCAGG GCCGAGTAGTGAACATAGCCAGTGTCTGTGGACATATCACGAGGCCTGGCCTGTCCCCCTATGTCCTCTCCAAATTCGCCATGGAGGGTTTTAGCGACTGCCTTAG gCACGAAATGAAACCCTGGGGTGTTGACGTCTGCATAATTGAGCCTTGTAACTATTCGG cagcAACCCAGATCACCACAGAGGAACAAGTGTTGAGACAAGGCGATAGTATGTGGACCAAGATGGACGAAGGAGTCAGAGAAGACTACGGGCGGGAATATTTTGATTTCGTGATCAATATAGCGAAGATGCATTGCAAAAGTGGT ctCAGCAATCTTCAACCAGTCTTGGAGTCTATTAGTGAGGCCGTGACACAAAAATACCCTAGGGCTAGATACAGACCAATTACTCATTATTATTTCGTCAAATTATTCATAGCCACACACCTACCGGAGTGGGTTTTTTCCCTATTTTATATATCTTCGAAACGAAGGATCCTAAGATGA